The DNA sequence AATCAGAATATACATTTTCCACTGTAACGTCGCTCATTCCACGCCTTAGTTTTCCAATATTAATGTTCAATAAATTTCCTTTTTGCTCGTATTCCGTAAAGCGCCGTGATTGATCCTGCTCGATTTTCAGCTTGTTCAAAACCATGGAGTTTTTTCGGACGCGCGAATTGCAGGCTTTCAGAAATTCTGAAACCATTTCTTTTTTACGTTCGAATGTTGCTTTTTTAGCCGTATAGACTTGCACCGCTTTGTTGACAGAATCGAACAATTCTTCTCGCATTTCAGGAAACCGGGCTTTAAGATGAATGAGTTCGACCATCGACAATACTCTAGGCTCGTCACCAATCCAATAAATACGGGGTTTTGAAACCATTAATTCGTGCAACATCGTTTGCATCAGGTTATAAGCGGCTTCCAGATTATTTTGTTTATCTGCATCGAGGCGCCACAAAAATTCCAGCGCCAGGAATTTATTAAATTGCGCTAAACCTTGACCCAGCGCAGTTTTAAAGTTGTCGACGGTTTGAAACCGGCGATAAAAATCATCGAAATCTTTCCACAAAATAGGCCGCGCCGAATCTGAATACAACTGATGCTTGAGCGTTTTTGAATCATGGAGCGCATCCAAAATTTTGTTATCGGGATCCAGCAACAGGACATTCATTGCTCCAAAAAATTCCGTTACAAGAGTAAAACCGCCGGACAATTTAACTGAAAGAATCCGGTCATGATCGCTCATGAGAACACGATCAATTTTAACGCCGATGACTGCCTGAAAAAGATCGACCGAATTTTTTTGTTTCCGGCGATACTCACTCCGAACTACGCTGTAACCGAATTGAGGTTCTATCGATATTTCCAAAAGCATTGCCTGTTTGGCGGGCGTTACTAATCCAATGCATACAATGTCTTTCGACTGGCTAAATATTTCAATAATTTTCGCCTCTGAAATAGCCTGATGTATTTCCCCAGCCAGCCGCTTTAATGTATAATAATTCCGAATCATAGCTTTGAAATTACTGTTGCGTTTATTCTACGGTTTCCTAAATTTGGCAAGCCTAATGCGGATCCTCTTCCCGATGTCCTCTGCATTTTTCAAGTGCGAAGATACCACATACCCGAAAGGAACTCAACACATTTTATGCTGAAAGATTGGCTTATCCGGCGCAGTTTCTGGATTTTAATGATTTTAGGCATCGTAATGGAAATTGCTTTTTATGCGCTTGCACACATTACAGATATCCGATATCAATTGCCGGATCTTTATTACTATTTCACTCACGCATTTGTCATTTACGTTCTCGTCATTTTGTATGTTAAATTTTTCTGGGGAAAAAGCTTTTTATCGGTTGAATTGATCGTTGCTTTTGGCATTCTATTTCGCCTGACGATGGTTTTCGAACAACCGGTACTATCCGATGACATTTACCGTTATATCTGGGACGGACGTGTTGCCAATATCGGCATCAATCCTTATCGGTATGTACCGGAATCCGACAATCTTGCCGGCTTACGCGATCGCGCTGTATATAAGCCGATGAACCACAAAGAAGTTCATACCATTTATCCGCCACTGATGCAGGGAATTTTTCAAGCGACAACTTTTTTTTCTCAATCGGTGTGGGCAATGAAACTTATGTTCTTGCTGTTTGATATCGGCATTATGATTGTGATCGTTTCATTGCTTAAACACTTTGACCGCGCCCTCAGTTGGGTACTGGTTTACGCGTGGAATCCATTGGCTGTTCTTGAAACAGGATGGAGTGGACATGGCGAAGTAGTGGCTGTTTTCTTTATGATATTGGGGCTGTGGTTCGCAGTTAAATACAAGCCCGTGGCCGCGGCAATAATGCTGGCCTTGTCCTTTCTTGCAAAGTATCTCGCCATTATTTTCTTACCGTTTGTCGAAGATATTCGGTCGCGATTCAAAGTTTTGGTTGCTGCTGTTTTAGTTTTTGCAATAATTATTGTTATTGGGTTTCTGCCATTTTCAAGCGCACAGGATTATTGGTTTATCGGACTTCAGCAATATACATCGACATGGGAATTCAATTCGTTTTTCTATTCCAATCTTTACGATTTTTTGAAAGATTTTTTTATCAACGACCCGTCGCATTATTTATTCGGGATTGAAACTGACAACAAGGCCCGATTGCTTACAAAATTAATTTTCAGTGTGGTTTTGGCCGCTATTTTCACAGGCTTGTATATTTCTTATATCAAAAAAAGTTATACGGTACAAAAGCAACAAATTATAAAGATGGCGTATATCCTTGTAGGATCCCTGCTTTTATTTAGTCCGACGTTGCATCCCTGGTATCTGATATGGATTATTCCTTTATTGTGTTTTTATCCCAATCCGGCATGGATTGGTTTCACGGGATTAATCACTTTATCGTATACAGTATTGGCGGAATTTCAAAAAACAGGCGTGTGGCAGGAATTTAAAACTATTCTTTTATGGCAATACATTCCATTTTTCGTTGTTCTGATTGCTTTATTTACGTGGAATCTTTACCATAATGTTATCAAAGCGCATCCGGGAGAACGTGAATGACTTCGTTTCATTTTCGTCGATTGGACATTATTTTACTTGTAGCCGCTATTTCCGGGTTTATATATTTTACATGGTCGTACCATTCGACTTATCCTGAAGCGGCAATTGAACATATGATTTCGAAGGAAACTGCCGAGTCCAAGGCTACAAATTTGCTTCAACAAAAAAATCTCCTTACACCGGCCAAACTGGATTCATTTTCGATGAAAACCAGAATTCGCTCGGACAAAGG is a window from the bacterium genome containing:
- a CDS encoding NFACT family protein, coding for MIRNYYTLKRLAGEIHQAISEAKIIEIFSQSKDIVCIGLVTPAKQAMLLEISIEPQFGYSVVRSEYRRKQKNSVDLFQAVIGVKIDRVLMSDHDRILSVKLSGGFTLVTEFFGAMNVLLLDPDNKILDALHDSKTLKHQLYSDSARPILWKDFDDFYRRFQTVDNFKTALGQGLAQFNKFLALEFLWRLDADKQNNLEAAYNLMQTMLHELMVSKPRIYWIGDEPRVLSMVELIHLKARFPEMREELFDSVNKAVQVYTAKKATFERKKEMVSEFLKACNSRVRKNSMVLNKLKIEQDQSRRFTEYEQKGNLLNINIGKLRRGMSDVTVENVYSDSGESVTIELNPEKKPQENIERYFAQAKKLKNSVKKIAERIDFVNKENRMIQKLIETYSNEEKIDWKDFAKQYERFIELGWIKRNSAEPAKVETAPVFREFLVHGNWRV
- a CDS encoding glycosyltransferase 87 family protein gives rise to the protein MLKDWLIRRSFWILMILGIVMEIAFYALAHITDIRYQLPDLYYYFTHAFVIYVLVILYVKFFWGKSFLSVELIVAFGILFRLTMVFEQPVLSDDIYRYIWDGRVANIGINPYRYVPESDNLAGLRDRAVYKPMNHKEVHTIYPPLMQGIFQATTFFSQSVWAMKLMFLLFDIGIMIVIVSLLKHFDRALSWVLVYAWNPLAVLETGWSGHGEVVAVFFMILGLWFAVKYKPVAAAIMLALSFLAKYLAIIFLPFVEDIRSRFKVLVAAVLVFAIIIVIGFLPFSSAQDYWFIGLQQYTSTWEFNSFFYSNLYDFLKDFFINDPSHYLFGIETDNKARLLTKLIFSVVLAAIFTGLYISYIKKSYTVQKQQIIKMAYILVGSLLLFSPTLHPWYLIWIIPLLCFYPNPAWIGFTGLITLSYTVLAEFQKTGVWQEFKTILLWQYIPFFVVLIALFTWNLYHNVIKAHPGERE